One window of Candidatus Mycobacterium wuenschmannii genomic DNA carries:
- a CDS encoding DUF1295 domain-containing protein, translated as MANAAVVSGASLAALLILHCVTFSIGHRIGRYNVVDVAWGLGFIVVALVAAVAGSGDPLRRILVLTLVTIWAARLSWFIFRKTAGKGEDPRYADMLRDASVVQVVLKVFVLQAGMTWFISLPLQLSAVSGPTPRPLLIVTLAGVLVWLAGLLFEAVGDHQLHAFKADPAHRGVVMDRGLWAWTRHPNYFGDACVWWGLWLITVTGWWPLATVLSPALMTYFLVYATGARLTEKYMRGRPGFSEYQQRTSFFIPRPPRSARS; from the coding sequence ACTGCGTCACATTCAGCATCGGGCACCGTATCGGGCGCTACAACGTCGTCGACGTCGCGTGGGGACTCGGTTTCATCGTCGTCGCCCTCGTCGCGGCGGTTGCGGGCAGCGGCGATCCGCTCCGCCGGATTCTCGTGCTCACGCTGGTGACGATCTGGGCCGCGCGGCTCAGCTGGTTCATCTTTCGCAAGACCGCCGGTAAGGGCGAAGACCCGCGGTACGCCGACATGCTGCGAGATGCCTCGGTCGTCCAGGTGGTGCTCAAGGTCTTCGTCCTCCAGGCCGGCATGACCTGGTTCATCTCGCTGCCACTGCAACTGTCGGCGGTCTCCGGCCCGACACCGCGCCCCCTGCTCATCGTCACCCTGGCCGGTGTGCTGGTGTGGCTGGCGGGTCTGCTCTTCGAGGCCGTCGGCGACCACCAGTTGCACGCCTTCAAAGCCGACCCCGCGCACCGAGGGGTCGTGATGGACCGCGGCCTGTGGGCCTGGACGCGACACCCCAACTACTTCGGCGACGCGTGCGTCTGGTGGGGATTGTGGCTGATCACCGTTACCGGCTGGTGGCCGTTGGCCACGGTGCTCTCCCCAGCGCTGATGACGTACTTTCTGGTCTACGCCACCGGCGCCCGGCTCACCGAGAAGTACATGCGAGGCCGCCCCGGGTTCAGCGAATACCAGCAGCGGACATCCTTTTTCATTCCGCGCCCACCCCGATCGGCACGATCATGA
- a CDS encoding anti-sigma factor — translation MSEPNTFDLLELATPYALHAISDGEREAIDRQLAAAPTPVANAFGDEVRSVQEAMALVASATAAEPPEQLRDAVLAAVAHETSRRSRWRTAILAAAAAIVVALAAFGASIALRPTHTPTMTEQIMSASDVRTVTGDVAGGRATVSISKHMNAAVLVMNNVPPPLQGTVYQMWLVGDKGPVSAGTMNAAAITPTMTHTFTDIRNSSVLAFTVEPGEGSPQPTGTIFAKFPLT, via the coding sequence ATGAGCGAGCCGAACACATTCGACCTTCTGGAATTGGCGACGCCGTACGCACTGCACGCCATCTCCGACGGAGAGCGGGAGGCCATCGACCGACAACTCGCGGCGGCACCGACGCCGGTCGCCAACGCTTTCGGTGACGAGGTGCGCTCCGTTCAGGAGGCAATGGCCCTCGTGGCGTCGGCGACCGCCGCCGAGCCGCCCGAGCAACTGCGCGACGCGGTGCTGGCCGCCGTCGCGCACGAGACCTCTCGCCGGTCACGTTGGCGCACCGCGATACTGGCGGCAGCGGCCGCGATCGTGGTGGCTTTGGCGGCCTTCGGCGCGAGTATCGCGCTGCGGCCAACACACACACCCACCATGACCGAGCAGATCATGTCCGCCTCCGACGTACGGACGGTGACCGGTGATGTCGCCGGCGGACGGGCGACCGTGTCGATCTCGAAGCACATGAATGCCGCTGTGCTGGTGATGAATAACGTGCCACCACCACTGCAGGGCACCGTTTATCAAATGTGGCTGGTCGGCGATAAGGGCCCCGTCTCAGCGGGCACGATGAACGCTGCCGCCATCACGCCGACGATGACTCATACCTTCACCGATATACGCAATTCCAGCGTGCTAGCGTTCACCGTCGAACCTGGGGAGGGTTCACCGCAGCCCACCGGGACGATCTTTGCGAAGTTCCCGCTGACGTAA
- a CDS encoding sigma-70 family RNA polymerase sigma factor, translating to MTGPWPSTDLDSLLRQVAQHDSDAFAALYDRTRSRVFGLITRVLRDSGYSEETTQEVYLEVWRTADAFDSAKGSALSWLMTMAHRRAVDRVRSEQSAGQRESRYGAATVERPGDLVADSAIAADERRRVAACLDSLTDVQRQCIEMAYYGGLTYAEVSQRLSANLSTIKSRMRDALRGLRGCLGVS from the coding sequence ATGACCGGACCGTGGCCCAGCACCGACCTGGACTCATTGCTGCGCCAGGTGGCGCAGCACGACAGCGACGCGTTCGCGGCGCTGTACGACCGCACCCGTTCGCGCGTGTTCGGGCTGATCACCCGGGTGCTGCGCGACTCCGGCTACAGCGAGGAAACCACCCAGGAGGTCTACCTCGAGGTGTGGCGGACCGCGGACGCGTTCGACTCCGCAAAGGGTTCGGCGCTCTCATGGCTGATGACGATGGCACACCGGCGCGCCGTCGACCGGGTGCGCTCCGAGCAGTCCGCCGGCCAGCGAGAATCCCGCTACGGCGCGGCCACGGTGGAACGGCCCGGCGACCTCGTTGCCGACTCGGCGATCGCCGCCGACGAACGCCGTCGGGTGGCGGCCTGCCTGGACTCGCTGACCGACGTGCAGCGGCAGTGCATCGAGATGGCCTACTACGGCGGGTTGACGTACGCCGAGGTCTCACAGCGATTGTCGGCCAATCTTTCGACCATCAAATCGCGCATGCGCGACGCACTGCGCGGACTTCGTGGCTGCCTGGGGGTGTCATGA